One region of Myxococcales bacterium genomic DNA includes:
- a CDS encoding acyl-CoA dehydrogenase, which produces MDFAVSEKMRVILGLIDEFVERELLPLEPEFATREFRDLLPVLEEKRALVKRMELWAPNQPREYGGMGLNLVEHGLVSEALGRTPLGHYVFGCQAPDAGNMEILHLFGSDAQKERYLRPLVAGQIRSCFAMTEVDLPGSNPVMLAATATKDGGDYVINGHKWYTTGADGSAFAVVMAVTHPDAPPHLRASMIIVPAGTPGYRLVRNIPVMGHAGSDYFSHGEVVFENCRVPQTNLLGGEGFGFAIAQERLGPGRIHHCMRWLGICRRAFDLLCKRATERPIDLDGHTLASTQIVQTWIAESAAEIQAARLLTLHAAWKIDQLGPKQARDEISLIKFTVAAAMERVVDRALQVHGGLGMTDDTILAFFYRHERAARIYDGADEVHKISFGKRMAKRYENKKVR; this is translated from the coding sequence TGATCCTCGGCCTGATCGACGAATTCGTCGAGCGGGAACTGCTGCCGCTCGAGCCCGAGTTTGCGACGCGCGAATTTCGCGACCTGCTGCCGGTGCTGGAGGAAAAACGGGCGCTGGTGAAGCGGATGGAACTGTGGGCGCCGAACCAGCCGCGCGAATACGGCGGCATGGGCCTGAACCTGGTGGAACACGGCCTGGTTTCGGAAGCGCTGGGCCGCACGCCGCTGGGGCACTACGTCTTCGGCTGCCAGGCGCCCGACGCCGGCAACATGGAAATCCTGCACCTGTTCGGCAGCGACGCGCAGAAAGAGCGGTACCTGCGGCCCCTCGTCGCCGGGCAAATCCGCAGTTGCTTCGCGATGACCGAGGTCGATTTGCCGGGCTCGAACCCGGTGATGCTGGCCGCCACGGCGACGAAGGACGGCGGCGATTACGTGATCAACGGCCACAAGTGGTACACGACCGGCGCGGATGGGTCCGCGTTCGCCGTCGTGATGGCCGTCACCCACCCCGATGCCCCGCCGCACCTGCGCGCCAGCATGATCATCGTGCCGGCGGGCACCCCGGGCTACCGGCTGGTGCGCAACATTCCGGTGATGGGCCATGCCGGCAGCGACTACTTCAGCCACGGCGAGGTCGTGTTCGAAAACTGCCGTGTGCCACAAACGAACCTGCTGGGCGGCGAGGGCTTCGGCTTCGCGATCGCCCAGGAGCGGCTCGGGCCGGGCCGCATCCACCACTGCATGCGCTGGCTGGGCATCTGCCGCCGGGCCTTCGACCTGCTGTGCAAGCGGGCGACCGAGCGCCCGATCGATCTCGACGGCCACACGCTGGCCTCGACGCAGATCGTCCAGACCTGGATCGCCGAAAGCGCCGCCGAAATCCAGGCGGCCCGCCTGCTGACCCTGCACGCCGCCTGGAAAATCGACCAACTCGGCCCCAAGCAGGCGCGCGACGAGATTTCGCTGATCAAGTTCACGGTCGCCGCCGCCATGGAGCGCGTGGTCGACCGCGCCCTGCAGGTGCACGGCGGGCTGGGCATGACCGACGACACCATCCTGGCCTTTTTCTACCGCCACGAACGGGCGGCGCGCATCTACGACGGCGCCGACGAGGTCCACAAGATTTCCTTCGGCAAGCGGATGGCCAAACGCTACGAAAACAAAAAGGTGCGGTAA
- a CDS encoding phosphotransferase family protein, which translates to MDFLDQPRAVREGEALDWAAIETFLKDSIPGLAGPLAAKQYPSGFSNLTYLISVGGRELVLRRPPFGTKAKSAHDMRREYRILRALKPVFPYCPEPLAYGDDAAVMDCPFYVMERLPGIILRANPPQGFALEEAQAARLCENLVAVWAQLHRVDYRAIGLADLGKPEGYVARQVEGWSGRYRNARTDDAPDFEAVMAWLRERQPPDSPAPALIHNDYKFDNLVLDPAEPEKIIGVLDWEMATIGDPLMDLGGSLAYWVDRDDPEDMQLLRQSPTHLPGMLTRRAVLDRYAALTGRTVEPFAFYYCFGLFRLAVIAQQIYYRFYHGQTKDARFQMLIFAVKILEQTARQVIDRAG; encoded by the coding sequence ATGGATTTCCTCGACCAACCCAGGGCCGTTCGCGAGGGCGAGGCGCTCGATTGGGCGGCGATCGAAACCTTTCTCAAGGATTCCATTCCGGGCCTCGCCGGGCCGCTCGCGGCCAAGCAGTATCCCAGCGGGTTTTCGAACCTGACCTACCTGATTTCCGTCGGCGGGCGCGAACTGGTGCTGCGCCGGCCGCCCTTCGGCACCAAGGCCAAGAGCGCCCACGACATGCGGCGCGAGTACCGCATCCTGCGCGCGCTCAAACCGGTTTTTCCATACTGCCCCGAACCGCTGGCCTACGGCGATGATGCGGCCGTGATGGATTGCCCGTTCTACGTCATGGAACGGCTGCCGGGCATCATCCTGCGCGCCAATCCGCCCCAAGGTTTCGCGCTGGAGGAAGCACAAGCCGCGCGGCTGTGCGAAAACCTCGTCGCCGTCTGGGCCCAACTGCACCGGGTGGATTACCGGGCCATCGGCCTGGCGGATCTCGGCAAGCCGGAAGGCTACGTAGCGCGCCAGGTCGAGGGCTGGAGCGGCCGCTACCGCAATGCCCGCACCGACGACGCGCCGGACTTCGAGGCCGTGATGGCCTGGCTCCGGGAGCGGCAGCCGCCCGACTCGCCGGCGCCGGCGCTGATCCACAACGATTACAAGTTCGACAACCTGGTGCTCGACCCGGCCGAACCGGAAAAGATCATCGGCGTGCTCGACTGGGAAATGGCGACGATCGGCGATCCGCTGATGGACCTGGGCGGCTCCCTGGCCTATTGGGTCGACCGCGACGATCCCGAGGATATGCAACTGCTGCGCCAGTCGCCGACCCACCTGCCCGGCATGCTGACACGCCGCGCGGTGCTGGACCGTTACGCCGCGCTGACCGGCCGGACCGTCGAACCCTTTGCTTTCTATTATTGCTTCGGCCTGTTCCGGCTCGCGGTGATCGCGCAACAGATCTATTACCGCTTCTATCACGGGCAGACGAAAGACGCGCGGTTTCAGATGTTGATCTTCGCCGTGAAGATCCTCGAACAGACGGCGCGGCAGGTGATCGACCGCGCGGGCTGA